From Xiphophorus couchianus chromosome 7, X_couchianus-1.0, whole genome shotgun sequence:
cgttcatattttaaaattgataCTGTTATAAATTGAACAGTTTAACATCTGGACCTTGAATTTTGAATACTGTAATAGCCAGAAAGTGTTACAACACTGCTGATCAGATGGCTGAAAGAAGGTTACTGCAGTTTATCACAGTCTAACAGGAAATTGGGAATAGTTCTGTTTGCAAAAATACATGTAGAATCATGATGGGGGAACCAAGATAGCACCAGCAGTAAGAAGGAATAATTGTGActtttctgttattattaaacagTCTTCCActgttttacatcatatttagcattttttgattaaagtgtttgagtaaaaatgataaaatgtcatatttttttcaatcatgGTTAACACGACTGATTATCTCATACCAATTTATTATTAAACGGGGTCTGTCCATTTAAGGGAAGGTTTAGATTGGGGTCCGTTTTTGGCGGATACCAATTTTTCTTTGGTCTGAAAAGTCAAAGTTGCTAGGTTGGCAATAGGGGGCTAATTATCGTTAACTACCCACATGCCTACATTTAAAGGGACAATAGCTAATTTTCAGTCCTTTGTGGATGTTGATAAGAACAGCTAGTCATGGCCAATAACCGATCTGCCAAGATTAAGGAACTCTGGGGCGATTTATTGGTACACCAGCAGTGGTGATCTTCATGAGTTGTGTATGTGAGGGCTAACTCCGCAAACGTGATGTGTTTTTCTCACCTCCACCAGGAGCTCTCTGTTGGTCAGAACACAGTTCTCGTCCGGGAACGTCTCCCAGAGGTTATCGAACGTGGCCATGCTGTCTCTGCAAACAGGGACCAAGACAACATGAAGACAACAGCTGCAAGTTGTTCTAACATTATCCACAGTAagcattttgaaaagctttccAAAGTTTAACTTATTTGCACGGTAAGCAGCTTAGGTGAAGCTTAGAACCAAACTAGTGAACTTTTAACTCAGTTCACGACCCGAGCTAAAATATGGGTCATCAACCAAAGGAGACGTCTGCCGATTCGGCCAATCGAGTTTCACAGATCTGCACCCATTGGCAGGTTGATGTCCTTGTTAAGCGGCTCTTATGTAGAGAAAACCTATATAAGACCTTGGAGAAGTGCCAAAGAGGCCTTTGAGATGAAATTAAATAGAAAGATGATCCGAAACCTCACCTGCTGACAGCTGCCCAGGTCTTCCTCAGCCTGTAAACAGCATTCGAGTGCAGGGCAGAAAGGATGGCCTTGAGGGAGGAGAAGTTCTTCAAGCGACGACATTCCTGCCAAACAAAACCGACCCCCGTCACTTCAATGTTTCTCCAACTCTATGCTAACCAGGCATGGGTTGGTATGAGATTGTGTGTGATACACATttgggaaaacatgcaaaggTTCCATGGTGTTATACCCTATTGTTATTCTTAGTCGTTCTAGACTAAGAAGTGTAGCCGATTAATCAGGAAGttgaagccagtagccaaccTGCAGTCTGCTGCTGAACAGATAAGCCACTCATTGTAGTCCAACAGCAGATATTTCTCCAAAAAGTTACactaataaaacacacatggtgtctctggacaacaaaacaaaccaccACTGCACTCACAGGTGTTTGCATACTGATTTTGATAACTGTGTATTTCTACTTCTTAGCATTATTTGTAGTGTTGTACACTTAGTGTAGGCGCCCTTACACTGCCCCCTAGAGTCTAGGATAATACGGGTTACAGTGAGGACACGCAGTATAAATTAGTGTTGGCCTGATTCCGAGCGTCTATTTTCATGTGTCAAGCATAAACCAAGCTTACCACCTATACATAATGACTAAATAAAGCTCCTGAGTCACCTGGCTACTATAACACACCTGTGCCACTTTGATCCACTTCTCAATGATGCGAGCCCTCTGGGCTGGAGTTGTAGGAGGCGACCCAGAGGAGCCGTTAGCTGGTTCTGCAGACTGGGAGAGCAGCGACACGATAACCCTGTTGGTCAACGCGTTGAACTGCGTGATGGTGGCTCGGATCGTGGGAgacatgttttccttcttgTCTCTCTGGGACCACACGCAGCCCAGACACTGGTAGGGCACCACTTTGACAAACAGGGCCTGGGAAGGTCAAAGAAGCCCACCATCAGCCTTTATATAGCCAGATATAGGCAACATTTAATAAAGAGACATGAAACATATCCAGTGACGCACAGAGTCCATTTGAGTGAGCTGCTCAGCGATGGATGAGGCGGAGAAATCCATGATGCTGCCCTGATCCAGAGAGGTTTCACATCCTGAATCCTCACTGGCATACTCTTCCTCCCCTTGATCAAGACCAGCAGCAACATTCAACAATGCtcctgaaattaaaaaaaggagaaaaaaatcactgttAGTAGTGGGAACTTAAcatgttttctaccacaattACTGTCAAGAAGACCAACTGTGTCATCGTGGCCAAAGGAAAAGTTGTAGAATAGAGGGTCACCTTCGTCTTTCTGGAACTTTCTGAGCAGCTCCTCGGCTTGTCCGGCCAGTGAGCAGAAGTTCGGCTGGCTGCGCATGCCGCCGTGCACGGCGGAGCTGATCCTCAGGTGATCCAGCAGCAGGCAGAGAGCAGGGTGCAGCGGAGGGTCCCTGAAGTCCTCGCTGTACTCATCCAACCACGTCTGGATGAATGTCAACAGAaggctggagagagagagagaaagagagagcagaGCACATGGAGGAAAACTTTACCAACCATGAAAATCCACAACAAACCTCAAGCTGGGACATTTTCCACCCACCTCCTGCAGTAACCCACGTTGTCCACATCTGAAGAAGTGCTGTCTCTGtaagcaaattaaaaacatttttttaaaaatcaaaagtcagcttctttctttctgtcttctaAAATCTTTTGATTATTATTTGCACCCGCCTACTCCCTAACATTAAACCCAAACGACGCATAATGGCTGTTGTTGGGAGCTTCCAGCTAATGAGCACCTGCTCAGCACCGATCACATCAAAGCCGGGACGAGAGGCTCGCTTTATGGGCGGGAACATCAAACACAAGGCTCAATTCAAAACATGGGGACCGAGCATGAATAAACACAGAGGCTTTGTTTTTCCAAGACTGATTTATGCTTTCTTTTGTCctggaaaataaactgaaatattggTTCCTAGGGGCATTCAGACCCATTGAAAGGTTTCCTTTTGGGGTTTTGTCTCTATTAGATTTTGTACAATTAGAACCTGAAGTGGAGATGCAGTGATTTTGTTTAGCCAGCCGATCGATTGGTACAGACTCACTTTATTTTGGATGATGGGCGGATACTAGTATTTGGATACTTGCCAACTTCGTGACTCTTTCGCTAcgtttagcaaaaataaattaataaaaaataaaaacaataaataataattgttttttttttaagaaaaaaaaagtatctgtGATCAGCCGGAATATAGAATCAGTGCGCCCCCAACCAGAAGGTTTCGCccattttttggaaaaaattagttcaaactcagtcagaacATCTGTGAACATTACTTTACAAGTCCTGTCACAGAATCTGTAATGGATtaaaactttgactaggccattttgACACAAAACCATCAATCTAGATAATTCCATTCTTTATTTCCCCACTGTATTGGTGTTGTTGCACTGGtggaaaaatacttggtaagatttagtttttccagtgtatgtgtgtgtttgcagaactttaagtttgttttgctcattttgttaaatttaaggcaggaaaaaaatatcactGGGAAAGTTTTCTATTTAACCATATCAATCTCCAAACTTGAGATGGAAAACCAAATTTTTGACGTCTTTCTATCGTCGTCCGCACAAAATGCTCTGAATGGGCCGTACTTTTTACACCTCTGATGTAGATAGTACAGAATCTAAAAGACCAGATGAAAACAGACAGTGGCCAGCTTGGAGTGGGTCAAAGGAGGCAGCTGTACCTCTGGAAGAGCAGCTCTATGAGCGCCGTGGTGCTGGTGTAGGTCCGGTAGGTGGACAGGAAGATCCGGCTGTAGTCCAAGtcctggctgctgctgctgtccaggAGGTGATTTATGAGCAAGTCCAGTGTGGCGGCCTTGAGACGCCGCACCTTGCAGGTCCTGTACTGGACAAAACCGCAGCAGGAGCTCGTCTCGCTGGGGCCGGGCGAGGACGGGTCCGGCTCCCGGCGCAGCGTCACCCCGTACACGACGCCGTCCTCCTTCTCCTCACCCCACTCCTGCACTGgattctggagaaaaaaacccaacaaaaaacacaatcaagtaTCGGGTGGGGAATGACTGTCAAGAATCCAAAAACTAAAAGATACAGAGTCACATGTTCAAATATGGATCGAGTTATGTTTACAGTTACAACAGAAGGGTCAGAGGGTGAactcagcaaacagaaatagtCACAAGCAATCCTGGCCACACAAACAGGTGACACAGCAGCCCACTGAGACTTAACACTGATCCCTCGTAAAGCCGCAGCAACGAGGTAATATTTACGTCCGCTAATAGTCATCATCTCCAGCGGCGGCACAAACAGGTTGGCGTGTGATAATGACAACAATTATTTCAGATCTAGCTGATTCAGATAGATGGAACAGATGTAGAATAATAACATAATGGtgtatctgtttgttttttttcttttttaaacaacttcctTGCAGCTCTGATCTTTCCAAGAATCTTATAGCTAAACATCAGTGTTTATGgacaaataaaggaaaatcaagaggtTGGCACAGCAACTCtatgggggagaaaaaaatatttttccagtcTATTCAGTcctcttataaaaaaaaaaaaaggcacactACAATATAGCTCTGCAGGTGTTGACAACAGCAGGAGTCATGGCTCTTAGATTTAAATCCtcttttcataaaatcaaaacaagaggTTAGACTTTGCGTTCTGTTAGAGCTTTCAGTTTGGCTTTAGGGCCAAAGCCAAAGCAGAGTTTTTAAAAGCGTGCCTGGAATGACACTGGAGAACCGGTTTTATCAGATATGTGCGCCTGAGTCAGGCCACCAGCTTATCACACTTTAACATGAAAACCATCAAATAAGCTACTTTTCCATAAACTGTAGGAactaattttgaatttttaaagttcagttaaaaatgtcaacGTTAGATACTTTATTTAGGTAACAAATActacctaaaataaaaaaatatatatattaaaaatttgtTCTAATTAACAAAATTTGCCTAGCTAGCTAGTTTAACTACAGCTAATAAGTGTTAACCATTTATTATTACCTAGCTaataaatttaaagtatttaaaaaaaaaaactttatccCAAGTAGCACTGACTTAGCTTAGCGAGCTAGTTTATCTAGGTAACTTGAAATGATAAACTAATTTATCTAGATAGCTAAATTAGTCTGGCTACCTAACTAAACTAGTTTCAGCTGTCTATCGTTTTACCAATAAACAGCTAAAATTGTTCATCGCTAAACAGTTTTAGCTAGTTTAGCGGTAGCATTAAGTAgctaaaacataaacagacaACAAGTCAAGCTGCAGCATCTGAAATCCAGTTTCgcaaaaacaatattcaaagAACCTATTATTAGACACTGCGTATTGCTACAGAAATCAGAAGGAATGATTTGGTCTACATGAGTTGGTGTCATTTATATGTTGACGTTACATTTAACTCAAAGTAAGTTTTACAGGCCAGTATTAGGTTGTAACTTTTTCTCCCAAAATACCCAAAGATTGGAGCTAATTTGCTAATTTAAAAGTAGCTGCCCACAAACAGCTGAAATCTGCCAATACTTGAGACTCCTTCTAAAATCGATTAGaactgcctattttaaaacttcaaaacacCAAAAGCATCGCCACCCGCTTTAAAATGCACtgtggaaaccatcttagcacaaccgcagaagctaatatctacagtGGCCCTTATTTCTACTCGTATGGATACAGCCAGTCAGCAGCAAGGAAAATGAACAGTCATCCTGAATTGGCCGCATTGCAAATACCAACCAGTAGAGTGGTAACAATGCAGCTAAATAGTCCAGGTTActaagctgtttttttgttcttagaATATCTttgttcaatttttaaaaatctgttgttttttttagctgaactgtaaaacaaaaatctctgaaCAGACAAACCTTCCGCAAATAATTCAAAgtacagttaaataaataaaaaaattcaggaTAATTGAATTTGCAAATACCAAACTACTAATTGGTGGTTTGCAGACAAATAAACGTAAGCGTCATAGGAATATTAATAGTTTAATTTCCATAGTAACTGAGTAGGACAGATCCTGTCTGCTGCTCACGTCTTTGCTAGGAtcacatttcatttgaaatgctGAGCTCACAAAAAgatttgagacaaaaacaatcacCTCTTTATACGGTTCACTTTTCAGGCTTGTCTCAATCTGAAATGCCAAAAGTGAacacaaaagaagagaaattCTCTTATTGTGTCAACAATTAGAATTAAGACCTCAACAAACTTTCAGCTCTTGTGCCGCCCCTGACCACATTTCACCCGGAGCGGTGAGCCACAATGTTCATGATAAAACCGGcattattaattgaaaacaCAACCTCTTCTCCCTAGTCCTACTATATGTGcagttattttatcatttataattTACTAATAAAATAGTGTATCCCACATAGCATTGATTGGAGTTAATGACAAAATTATATCTGCTAGAAatcaacaaatatgcaaaagaaaGCATGAacaatattaagaaaaacacattaatggTCATTTGGGCGGTTGCTATGAACCTAGCAACCGCCCAAAGGTTGCTAGGTTACGAACTTAACTAAATGTGGTCCTCTAAATCAAATTCTACACAGAGCCCGTTCGAATGGcgagaaaataacattattacCATTAAAAGAACAACTTTCCTCCCCCTAACTAAAAAATGTAGACTCCCCGAAAACAGCAGGCAACTTGCCGTGACACCTGATATGTGACGCTTCCAGCCAAACTCACCATGGTCAGCTCCCACTTGCCCATCTTGTCCGCTCGGCTTACGAAGTGCGGCTCTTCATCTCGACAGCAACTTCAGGTAAAGTTAACTTCCAACTAgcgaagcaaagaaaaaaattaaagaataaaataaaagtctgcctttttccaacaaatttaaaaccaaaaacgtTGGTCCGGTCGCGAGCTACCTTCACGCGCTCGCCTTGAAACGTTGAAGAggtttttgctccatttttgcTGCTGGGTATTTTAAAGGGTCGGTCCGGTTCTCTTGGCGTTCGCCTGCGGTTGGTGCCTGCGTGTTTTTGAGCTGTCCCAGCCTGTCCGACAGCACCGACACCGGCTCGGTGGCTCTCCCTCTGTGACAGGAGACGGGAAACAAACCCGTCCGTCCTAATGTGGGAGGCGGCGGCTCTGCCGGGCCTGAGGGGAGGAGGTGTGTCCCCGTCATGCCTGTCTGCGTCTGGTGTGTGCGTCAAAAATCCTTTCGCTTCTAGTCAAACACTGTTATTTTATGGACCTAGTTACTATTTAAGTTTTCATTATTCTATTGAGCTATTTTAGAATAAATTagccttgttttattttattagtttttagcTTGTCCAGAGCGCTGCAGCTAGGAAAGATTAAAACGTTGTTCTTTCTCCCCATGGCAGTTTCTCTCTATCGTCTCCTTGTTAAGTATCGAATAGAGTTTTCTTCTCACATATAAAGCCCATAACACTcaattttgttctttaatggAAACTACTGAAAGACAAAGTCTGGTCATCAGTTTATGACATTACAGCTAAAGCAGACTGATTAtacagaagaacaaaaacaaaaaaagagaagcacaTAGCAGTGGCCTACTTAAAGTCATACTTAAATCCAATGAAAACGGTGTGGTGTGACCTTAAACATGTCTTTCATAGCTATTTTCCTCCAAGAGTGCCATCACTCTTTATATGATACTGTAGGTCCAGCAGTTATTACccagttcaattcaattcacttcagttcaattcaataaaactttatttgtccGTAAGGGGCGATGTAAAAGCACAAACATTAACACAATCACTTAAAACACAATGACATACAAGAATAAACCTAAAatcaaagaacaaacagaaaagaaacaccaTGTAATGTCTCTCTAATTGTTGTGGTTtatttggggggtttttttatatGCCACCAGATGACCGAATCAGTAGAAGGACGCTCACGTAACCAAATGTTTGACTTCCAGCCTGGTGATGACTAAACACAAAGAGCACGAAAAACCCTCATGAGAGGAGAAAATGCGTACGACTGTCAGATAAAGTTGATGTTTCACACTGATGCCAAGACGGCATCTCACATTTGAGGTCAGAGGAACTGCAGATTCCTCCTGAAGAGATCGTACTAGTTCCTTCAATTGAATTAGACTTCAATGAAATGTCGATAGGTCACCTTGTTCGTGATCGATTGTGTTTATTGTTCCAAGCCAGATTCCCTCAGTGTGGCCACCATCATGTCCGCTCTACCAGGAAAGAAACACACTCCTCTGTTCTGtgaaagattatttttctttcatgcttTTGGCCTTTTCCTGGGCAACAGCTGTCTGCTTTGTTTCTCTCGTTCTAATAGAAAATCCACTAACAACAGTACATTTAGAGAATTAAGTGAATGAATATGAGTTGGTTTAGCCCTCATGCGTATAATGATGCGCATGTCTTTTGTGGCAACAAGAGCACTGACACGGTTAATGCGACATTCCGATCCTCTTCGTGCCTCATAATGCAGCTCGGGTTACGGCTAACAACCTCCCGGCATCGTCACTGATGTGAAGACGCTGATGCTGATGCTGGGTGGGGCCCACTAAGGTTTCATTTTACGTTTCTATTACTATTGCTGCGTTTCCCAGGCTCTGTGTATGCGTGACGCAGTACATGTCAATtatatgttacatttttttaacttctcGCCTCATTCCAGTCAtgaacttcaatgtattttcatgggattttatgcaataattTCTGTAATTATTGAACCGGAAGGAAAAAGATTCGTAGCTATCCCCAgattttacaaatgtaaaactcCTATTAGCATGGTGTGCATGTGCATTTGACCgtaaataaaatctactgatTCCCTTTATAAATCTCCTCATTGGTAAACAGAGTCCACTAGTGAACAAGCATCAAAGTtaaattttaaaggttttctgcaTTCTATTGTGATTATAATCACATAATCATAATCCATAGACCGGTTatgtgataataataataataataataataataataataataattaataataaaagagCTACGTGAAAAAGTCCTCTACACACACTTTTACTTTAAAGTAAAGAATCCAAGTTATTTGTCCATGCAGTTTATTGTTTTAGGATCAGTTCAattgaataaattgattttattcaaaaatatgctatttatcccaaaggaaaattcaATGTTGACAGTCTCATGACAACCAATACCATGGCAGTCCAGGTATAACTTTAGCTTTTGGAGATGCTAACCAGCTGCTCATAGGTTATACGTACCGTGGTAACAAAGTCACATACCAATCATCCAAAAAGCACAAA
This genomic window contains:
- the LOC114148244 gene encoding ral guanine nucleotide dissociation stimulator, whose translation is MGKWELTMNPVQEWGEEKEDGVVYGVTLRREPDPSSPGPSETSSCCGFVQYRTCKVRRLKAATLDLLINHLLDSSSSQDLDYSRIFLSTYRTYTSTTALIELLFQRDSTSSDVDNVGYCRSLLLTFIQTWLDEYSEDFRDPPLHPALCLLLDHLRISSAVHGGMRSQPNFCSLAGQAEELLRKFQKDEGALLNVAAGLDQGEEEYASEDSGCETSLDQGSIMDFSASSIAEQLTQMDSALFVKVVPYQCLGCVWSQRDKKENMSPTIRATITQFNALTNRVIVSLLSQSAEPANGSSGSPPTTPAQRARIIEKWIKVAQECRRLKNFSSLKAILSALHSNAVYRLRKTWAAVSRDSMATFDNLWETFPDENCVLTNRELLVEDGSQANVDNVSPKLSKKCQLRQMSTSSAVVPYLGTFLTVLTMLDTALPDTTEDGLINFEKRRREFDVLSQIRVLQASCSQYGLPKHPKISAWLHGHRLLTDQESYEMSKQLEPPVDACSPNSWSNRSITKKLSFFRSVSETAKKLPADQISVSSSGSSGSEMEDLSSPNATCSIKLQSFHSSYNNVSEVFSSSSSSLSTPFPSAASYLESPSGSPSDCGSDLCGTDPATAAARPSAHPSPHHKRSISMTSLPMYNRQVCDSCIIRVSVDLGLDNGNMYKSILLTSQDKTAQVIQRALEKHHLEHMNPQDFTLSQIMSQQKELLVPDKANVFYAMSTTANFDFVLRLYHKSQKQPLRKTASLSRFAR